One Chionomys nivalis chromosome 15, mChiNiv1.1, whole genome shotgun sequence genomic window, GTTGGCTCATCGCCAATCTTCTCATCAGCTACTTTTGGAAAACATGGTATCCCAGTCCTTAAGTTCTGCTGACTAAAGTAAACTTCAGTGCATTACCTAAGATATCAGTATGACCTGAGTCTGCCTTCCCAACGCTCTGATCTTCTATAGCAGAGGAGACTCCATGAGATCAAACGTCTCAAACATGCTGACCATCTAGCACCACTCCGCCTTGTTGTTTTCTCTGCCTGGACTGCAGTTCCTCTACTCCTACAATCTTCCTGGGAATCTAAGATTCCTgaagatttaaattaaaaatcccCTTTGAAAAGACTTAACTTCTCTAGTTGAAGCCTTGAGAGATATTTCCAGTAAAGGGCCAGATAAAAACATTTTAGGTTTTCAGGGAACTTAAGTCCACAGTCTAAACCACTCACTCAAGCATGGCAGCAGAAAAGCAGCCTAAACAAGCAGAGTATGTAGTTAAATTCAGTCAGGGGCTACAGTCGGACAACTTTGGTCCTCGCTATCAATCTCCTCTATCACACAGAATCACAGTTTGTTGTCTCCTATACCTAAATCCTAAGGTACCAAAAACAATTTCTTGGTAATTTTAACTAATTCCCATTCTTTCCACCAAATGCAAAAATTTCTGTGTTggataaataatcaaaatgaaaacaatataacATTGTATTTTAGATAGAATTTAAAATGTGAGTAGTACAAGCCAGGAACAGATGAAGTATAAAAACATCTCGCTCCTAATCTTACCTTAAAGGCAGCAATTCCTGAAACACCTGCTGCTCATTACCCAAACGATGCTAACTGCCCTGGCACTGAACTGCCCTGGCACTGAACTGCCCTGGCACTGAATGGACTTTTTTTCTCATAAAGGGGAAAGCCCAGGAAGTGCCAAGCTCATCTGGAATTCTGTGGGACAGTGACCTTAGGCTACAACAAATGGTCCACAAAGAAAAGATCTAGGTAATATGGAACTCTGTTCttaaatactaaaatataaaaattacaattcttaaaattatatttatgcaaAAGATGTTTTTACAAAACTATGAATAATAATGCTTTAAGTAGCCTTTAAcaatacaaaacagaaataagacaACAAGAATACAGAACAGAATGTCCCAACAACACAAATATATTTCCAACTTCTGAATTCAGAAACAAAGGACTCATTCCCTGACCTTCTCtttttcttggagacagggtctcattatgtagccctggctggcctgggactccaTATGCAGTCCAGGCTAACCACAAATTCAGAGCATgggctacctctgcctcctgagtgctgggattattctTAATCATAATAACAGCATTTGATAGCTCTTCCTATATACGGTAGCGTTTAATATTTCCCATGTTAATAAACTACTTAACCCTGATATATTATTACACTATCCtcattttatagaagaaaatgacaCACAGACAAGTAAACTAATCAAGTTCActaacacttgggagtcagaaccAAGATGGGGAATGCAGGGAGGGAATCAGACTCCAAAGCAGCCTATGCTCTGCATGTGCCTTGATTATAGCTTTGTCACAGCCGCATCATGCCAACCACGTCCTGACTAACTCCTGGGTCCTGGAATCCACCTTAGGAGACCACCTATACTGTGAGGGGAAAGGTAGTTCTTGCTCTCTGCTCAAGGGGGAAGTAAATCTGCTTCTAAAACCGACAATCTGCCTCTCTAAACAGTCAACGCTGCCTCCTAAGTTGAGGATCTTCTGGGTTAGGAAAAATGCTGCTTCCTCTTATACTTGTCATTTTACTTCTGCCCCCTGTGTTTTCAGTATGAGCTTTTTAATGAGAGCGAGATAAATCTATGTTCTGTGCCTTTTCattaccatttctttttctttcccctatGACTTCTCTTTTAAGttttcaatttatatatatatatacaaatgactGCATGGCATGCTTAGCTCATGATCTTTAAAGTTGTGTCTTTGGTTTAGAACAGTAACTTACTAAAACTGAACCtaaatatttattcatctatttataaCATTGTAGGTAATAAATTTAAGCTACAACAGCCAATTTCCAGCCTTCCAGAATCCTCTACTGAAgtaaggggggggggagattgtttgtttttgttttggtcagAATACTCTACTGAAAAAGCTTTATCTGTATATATCATGAGTGACTCATTAAAATCAAATAGCCAAAATTTAAGCCTCACAACACCCTGTCCATGGCCTCAGCTCAGCAACAGACGGCAGGCATCACTAAGGTTAAGAATGCAGAGCCTCACAAACTGCCCACCTAAGGAGAGGAGTCACCGAGTCCTACTACTGCTGTCGTCTCCGACTTCGCCAACAGAAACTGCGCGGGCAGCAATCTTCAGAAAGATTTCCTCAGAATCAGCACACTACTTTTTCTTTTACAGACAAGAGTCATTTTTGGTCACCCTTTAGtgacataatataaataaaccagAAAAGTAACACAATAATTCCTTGTTAAAAATCATCAAAAGTTAAAACTAATTCTCACAGTATAAgtcaaagtattttttctttgaaaaccaacaaaaatttcataatttcccAACAACTACCGGTTATGAAGACTACTTTAGTACACACCAACTTCATTAAAATCTTGGAAGGTGATTTTGCCTGTGGCTTCTCTGTCATAATCTTTAAGAATCTTCAGGACATCAGCTTTTTTCACATCAAAACCCAAGGCTCTCATTGCCACCTTTTGGATTAGAAGGGAAAAGCAAATTATAAAACACTCCTTGCAAAACAATCAATCACTGATTTCTAAGAATGTTTTATATCTTAAAAGATGACAATATAATACTAAAGCACAATGATTTTGCATTTtttataactaaaataaaatgatactatactggtttttcattttgaaattaaatagaagtttttattgacattttcctttttcatatacccaactaatttttaaaaagtttacacaaaatacataaaatagtgCACTAAATACAGAGATAATAATTCTTCTGTCACTGAAGGATTAAAAGACGTATCATAAATATTAAAAGGGTAACCAAGAGAATAAAAGCAGCCTGtcttggtggcacatgtctttaatcaagttcttgggaggcaaagatagagggatctctgtgagctggaggccagtctgttctataaagcaagttccaggacatccagagctgcTACAGAGAGCAACCATATCccagcaagtaaataaataaaagcagtaaGACACAAAATTGCATGAACTTCATAATCTTACCACTCAGGAgactaagaaagaaagagtgtTGTAAATTGAAACTAGTATGGAATACAAAaattggtgcaggagaattatctgtattctgtcaatcatattttgaataaacgctgattggccaggcaggaagtataggggggtcaaccagacaggaagtagaggcgaggcgatgagaacagaattctaggaaggaggaagcctattcctcccattcctgcccagaccaccgaaagGCAAGATGTAATCTGCCCAGCTGAGAAatgtactgagccatgtgactaacatagataagaataatgggttaatataacttacaagagttagcaagaagccagagctaatgggccaatcagtttataatcttatggaatCTTcggtgtgattttctttggggcttgccagctgtggggaaccaggcaggacagaaaccccaacaagcaggcccttcatGTTATagaaaatcctttctcaaaacccaacaaacagcaTTTCCATTGAAGCGACTATGATTAGCCACCAGATTCATTTCAGAGTAATTTAAACTGAAGCCATTTTGCTGTTAGTACCAGGAAAGAAGAGATGTGTCACTAGATAGTGAAGTCTTAAGAGAGTCAAATCACTCCTTAATCAACAGTGCGGAGTTGGTAGAAAGGATGTGAGATTACAAAAGATGCTGAGCCAAAACTAGGAAGGAGGAACAAGACAGGGCTGCTTACCTTCTCAAGATGGGAAGAGTTTGGGTAGAAGCAAGTGAGAAaagtaatgagaaaaaaatgcataGCATTTAATAGAAAATACAGGGAGAGGGATCTTTCCTTAGTGTGCAGGGAGCAGCCAGTCAAGGTTTATGAGCAATGACACGGCCAAAGACTTGAAAAAAGACATAAACTTAAGGTTGTGAAAAGGCAAACCAGAAGTGAAGAAGCTCCAGCTATGAAATAAAATCCCAAAGCATGAGAGTCAAAGACAACAAACAGCTAAGACACTGGACAGGCATAACTCATGCTATGTGGCGGGAgagtggcagcagcagcaacagagtgTGATGGGGAACAAGCTAAAGGAGGAACTCAAGACAGAGGCTAAAGGGCCAGGCCTATCATTACTTTTAGATATTCTATcctctcactatgtagttccTACCCCTACTTGGATTGCTTTAAAAATCCCCTACAATGTTGCCATTAAAACTCCTAAATAAACATTTAGGGCTACTTAATGATTTCAAAATGTTCTTTCTTACTAAGTTGAATGTAAGAAATGTAAGAACCTCATCAACTTCCCCTTCTATCTATACTAGTAATTTTAAGCCTTAAATTTGACATGGTCCTCAACACATTAGGCACTAGACAATTTACATCCTTTGTAGCAAAGAAAAGCACACTAAAAGTGTGTTAGtattatcttaaaaattaaaagacagagcTGGGTGGAGgggacacacacatttaattccagctcttgggaggcagaggcaagcaaatctctgtgagttcaaggtcagcctggtctatgaagtaagttccaggatagccaaggctattacaaaaataaaacctgcatcaaaaaaataaaaaataaaaatataaaagctggAAAGACAACATTTTCTGATGTGAGAtgtctttatgtatatgtgttgttttattggctaatgaataaagctgttttggccaatagcttagcagagtaaaaccaggagggaaatctaaacagagatatagagagagtaggcaaagtcaaagagacactatgtagctACCGAAGGACACCTGGAACCTCACTAGAAggacacagcctcatggcgatatacagattaatagagatgggttaatttaagatgtaagagttaaatTTTCAATCTCATAAATTTTCAATGTCTGAGCAAAGGCAatattctgcacacacacaccccgagcATAGATTCAAATGTCAATAACctttgttttcaattaaaaacacattattaTCATATACCAAGACCAAGCTGGTGTCACCTCCAGGGACGGAAGGTTGACTCAGCACACACAAATCAACAGATATAATCCAGCACATGAATAGGCTTGAGAACAGAAAGTGTAGAGCCATCTCAACTGATGAAGAAacagccttcaacaaaatccagTATCCCTCCATGATAAAaacttgtgtttgtctttctgagtcaaCAGGATAGtttttttaattccatccatttgcctgcaaatttcatgatgtcattgtctgagtggaccacattttctttattcattcatcagttgaggggcatctaggttgtttccagattctggctattataaataatgttgctatgaatattGTTGACTAAGTGTCCTTCTGATTGAGCATGCTTTGGGTATATGGGTCTTggggtagactgattcccaattttgtaagaaaccaccatactgatttccaaagtggctgtacaggcttgcactcccaccagcaatggaggagtgtttccctaactctatatcctctccaacataagctgtcatcagtatttttgatcttagccattctgactatgGTATGAAATGGTGTCTCAGAGTcactttgatttgcattcccctgatgattaaggatgttgaacaattccttaaatgtctttcagccatttgcatttcttctgttgaaaattctgtttagcTCTCcaccccactttttaattgaatTACTTGGTATTTTTTTGTCTAGTTTCTTGCATACTTATATAGTTTAGAGATCAGAGGCGACATTCTCTTAATCTCAAAATTGTCTATGCTGTACCGAAGAAAGAGGGCTTGGCCCTACAGCcatgagaggcagagatggaatccccaccacccacataaaggacaggcagggctgcaaGTACACTGAGGTGTGGATACAGGTCCGGTCCCCAGAGTTCACTCTAGCCAACGTAGACGAAGTGatgagcttccagttcagtgaggTTCCCTGTCTCCAGGCAAGAAGATGAACAATGATGAAAGACACACAAAGCAcagctctgccctccacacacaacATAATGTGGTGTACATGCCTGCATAGGACACATACATGGTTTTCCAAAAATCTGAGCGCTATCGTCCTCCAAAGGAAACCAAAAACGGGAAGAGTATGCTAAGAACTGTTCCTTCCTTTCCCACACCGCACCTGGGTGAATGAAAAGCCATCCCTTCCACCAGGATGTCCCTTCACACTTAAAAACAAGCTTCTAAAAGCCACATTAGGGTTCTTATTCAGTTTTAGTGCAGCACCTGTAGGTGGGTGCTGAAAACAGCCTCACAGCTCTAAaacaagcttttaaaataaactttaaagcaACAGCCAACAAAGAGATTCGTTTAAACAAAAGACATGTGTTATGAAGTACACTGTTACCTTTAATTCGTGATAATCTATCGCGTGGTCTTTGTCGGTATCAAAGAGCTCAAAGGCATCTTTAATTTCTTGCTTCTGTTCTTCAGAGAGCTCTCTTcgctttttcctctttgttttatcTACTACAAGATCACTTCTATGACACAGAAAAACGTGTTTAAGTCCACTTCAATTCACCTCACTTAGGACAAAGAATGGTTTtctaaatttcaataaaatagagTAGTCTGGAGAATAAAGAAATTGTCCCTAAATCAGCGTCCTGGAGTCTACATGTACTTTTATAAACCAGCATCCAAAGCACTATCGTTATTATTCATGTCACCTACCAAGACCATGAAAACAGAACAGTCCATAGGAAAGTATACTTCATAAATGACAGCTGTGCTGTATTTGGTTTACCTTGGACAGCTTCTAATTCAATTCTCACAATTACTACAACCATAAAGCTTAACAGGTAAGGCACTTTAGCACTGTAAGTTCACAATGCTTTTAGATTATAcgtttctaacagtgctttgtgtttttattccaCTGATATTAATTAACCAGCCAAAATATAAAAgcacataaacatacaaatacTAGACGGGCATACGAACAGCAGCTAATGTTCTTGCCTTGGTCTATGTGATGTTTAAAACAGTTGTAACTCTCACTTAACAGATAAAACGATAGGTTAAACGTCTTCATTTAAAAAGTCTGCAGAAGATAATCTAAAAAGGGTATTTAGAGCCGAAAGCGTCTGCCTTAAAGGCTGCCAATGCAAAAGCAGGCCAAATGTTTAAATGAGGGCACTACACGTGTATCCGCACGTTTTTAAAAGAGGGAAGCTTTATAGCCTGAAACCCAGCAGAGTGTACGTGCGAGCGGCTAACAGCTAAGGGGCCGCAGGGATGGAGGTGGCGGCCCTGGATACCCGCCACACCCCGCCCGGGCCACCAGCGTCGCCCTGCGCCGCAGCGCCCAGCCTGCGAGTGTAGATGGACAGGGTGAGGAACCAATGGGGAAGGTGGTGTCCGGACGTGACCGGAGGGAGCGAGGACACCAGACCCACCCGGGTGGGCGAGCGCAGCGCTCGGACCGGGAGGAACCCGGCCGGGCCTCGACTGCCCCAGGAAGGCCAGGTCCGGGCCCCGCTCACGAAGGACGGAAACCTCGCGAGACTTAGCTCCCGGCGCGGCGGTGCAAAGGGCCCCCTGACAGGGCGGCGGCGGCCGGGAGGCGGGGACCGCGGGGTGCTCGGCGCTCCGGTGCCGCTCGGCCCGGCCTCCCTTCCACGCCCCGTGGCCCTCCGCGGAGTGCAGACACGGCCTCCTCGGTACCGACCTCAGAGCTAAACTCATTTTCTCTTCCGACCGAGATGTTCCGCCCAGGGCCTTTTCCAGAAGACCCGCTCAACAGCCGCCAACCTCCACGGCCGCGCGGACCACCCACCAAACAGAAGCCTCTGGCCGCGATTGGCTGGAAATTGCCAATAGTCGGCCCATTAGGGCGGAagcctctctgtcctctgttttcATTGGTCATCTCAAGTGTCAATCAAGTACCCCTTTCGGCCCGCTGCCTCTCTGGCCCCTTGGGTTGGCCGGATGCTGTTGGGAGCCCCTTGCTCACGTCAGTCGCCACGCTGGGTTCCAGCGGTCAAGGCCAGGCCCCACGCGTGACACTGGGTGCTAGAGTCGAACACCCTCGAGGGACAGCACAAGAGCCAGCTCTAAAACAGGCAGCAGTCCTTGAGAATCCAGGTCGGCGAAATGATCAGCAATTTTGGGTGGCCCGTGCACCTCAGAAAGTTAAAACGTAAACCTGAAGACTTTGTTCTCCGTTCTTATTTCAGAAACTACCAAGCTGCTTACCGGTTTCCCCCTTACAACTTTTCCAAGTGATTctaagaactcactctgtagaacaggctggcctcaaactcgcggAGATCACTGCCTCcggctctcaagtgctgggattaaagacgtgagccaccacctcTCAGCTTCCAAGGTTAACTAGAGACTTGTgcccctctgacctccaggcaaGTTTTATGTGTCAGAATACAAACAGAATATCACAACATTCCCTCCTTTTtactaaaaagaaagttttaactaacatagaaaaactaaatataaagtacaatatatgtaattatatacagGCAATAATTACActaacaatgtctagtccattacCATTTGACAAATTCGGAGAAAACATTCCattatcctatcttggtgagtccaaagtgtacctaatttactttctatcctcACTTGTATCACCAACCCAAAACCatccttttatgtctctcaaccttataaaaTTTATACCTCTTTTGTGCGTTTCTTTTCTGAACTtgttaacaaggaaaactataactatctagtcttcaactccatcagagatccGAGAAGGAAATAATGTTAACTGAGTAAtaaggaagtacaatcaagcaacttccaaaagatcTGAAAAGTGACAGAAACAAgtagctgcctggacagtcacccaaggttcctctacAACTTTGGGGTATTCATCTTCGGCCTGCAGACCTAGATATCTGACaggtttctgtgaagcaggatgttctgaaggactgtcctaccttgtcttgaagAAGTTCAGCAGtgattttcttttgtattctgcttgtccaatttggacagcatgctgtcagtagtcaaggcaagggcactttcttgcccagtggctaacttttgtcaaaaagaaaataaacttcatatggagtttcatcgatgcccatcttcttttctaacgtagattggtactgccaggagcagacatgactcattgtcattaaaaaaaattatgttattaaaacatcttaaatgacatattctatgGCTCTCTggagtgtttgaagaccacctatctGCCTAAAATACATTGCTGCTTGACCTTGAAagcatacctaatatgactacaagtttgattataataggtgactaactactaacctgcatttctttattatcctagttgtaataataactttcaaataCTTGAAATTTACATTATGTTCTTAAATAAGTTGTATAGATGCAATACcataaacaagagtagaaacgtaggttctaataaaaataacctcaaatttgtatcaatatacaaaaatccataccaatataaagtatTTAAGACTAGTATTCGCCTTTTAGATTTAAGTGTAAATCTAAAAAtgatctacccttttatcctatcatctCTATATCCTCcgatttttcttttcagaaaaagatccctgaatctaacccccttgttcagcttttttcctgaccactaccaataacaacttgtaaccaacaaccctaaatgatgacaaatattcATAACTATCTGaacaagaaaaattttaaagactcaaaataaaaccaaagtattatgagattagtggcaatagaatagtcctgatttttcttctgtcccatatcaggtgactcttctgacatgagacagatttttgattttcctttaacaagcatgcttgagtttagagaaagagagagccacactccaacttcAACCTCAGCTTTAATTTGTAATTGAATTGGGACTATAAAAAGACCATTCACATTATAAGTCTATaaagaacagcaaaaataaacatttgggaagatttattttatcctgttggaTATGTGATATACAAATaggccaatttattctttttctttggacATTTTCTCTGAATTATTTGTCGTTTTTCTTTAGATGTCTCATTTGTTCAGTGGTTTCCGTATTACCTGGATGCCtctattctcctgaaaagacaaagcaaaacccCGCCACAACCCTTACTTTGGGGAGGTCCCTTTTTGGCAAGTCATATCTGATCTAATGAAAATCATTTGTTGGTCTGATAAATTAGTTTAGAGTGAATGGCCATGTTATTTGAAGAACTATCACCTCTTCTAATGAAGAagtctctcttgttcaaatctaatctttatagtatttgctttatggtttctcctgaacttttgttttatcttctaaagTTGTTCTATCATCCAGAGTGGTATGTTTtttttataatatgtattatatccTTTAATTACTCCAGGGAGGAGTTCCTCCCAACAGTGAATGACTGAATCAAATTTGATGAATGTTCCACAAGAGGCCTCCCAAGGTGTTTCTATATGGCAAAGGTTACCTTGTCTGTTCCtcttgatctgcattcattggtccattGTCTGTcattgccacaccttctgcatactCCAGAAAGGAGGAGCCTTCTGTTTGGGATATTCTTAGCAAAAACATTGTTTCTACAAACATCCTGCCTACAATTCCTTTTtaggtgaccttgtttgccacaattaaaactctggcatttttatttatcttcaaGCCTCTGTAAATCACTTCTCCTATGCAAGCATCATCATAgttatgagattcaatattgactATATCTCAGATCCTTTCCTCTATGGATGCTGTtcttgcctttaaaggcctaattaCCATTTTGCACTGtgaattaacattttcaaaagcaaaagatTCAACTATTTTTAGTTTATCTTCTGAATTTGATGTTATTCTATTTacagctgaagtcaatctttgtggaaggaagggagggagggagggagggagggagggagggagggagggagggagggagggagggagggagggaggggaagaaaacagaaaacagtggaGATTCTTTTGgtccctgtataactttagtaaatgactcagttcTCTTCCCAACTTCTTCAATTCTATCCCAAACATTCAAAGCTGCTG contains:
- the Cetn3 gene encoding centrin-3 — its product is MSLALRSDLVVDKTKRKKRRELSEEQKQEIKDAFELFDTDKDHAIDYHELKVAMRALGFDVKKADVLKILKDYDREATGKITFQDFNEVVTDWILERDPHEEILKAFKLFDDDDSGKISLRNLRRVARELGENMSDEELRAMIEEFDKDGDGEINQEEFIAIMTGDI